Proteins encoded together in one Cicer arietinum cultivar CDC Frontier isolate Library 1 chromosome 4, Cicar.CDCFrontier_v2.0, whole genome shotgun sequence window:
- the LOC101502018 gene encoding plastid division protein PDV1: MKWNIQMEEVEAILEKIWDLHDKLSDAIHSISRSHFLTSTIKTLTDSSHIQNDATATKTTNEDGAGFVFVKDFRPQNDDVDDAVHEAKSLNAIRAALENLEDQLEFFHTIQTQQRVERDAAIARLEQSRIVLAMRLAEHRGKKYKVIEEALAFVGDVHEASCLASPEVYGQPKGNAEIFVADKGKRSNIFMNVFISSFNFVKKSLGLDHMGGIVGNAALVAVSMIALLHLHQVTNHELPFREENRVHTNRTMRRTVQLEGSSSSSHSGNLDVLLARG, encoded by the exons atgaaatggAATATTCAAATGGAAGAAGTAGAAGCGATTCTGGAAAAAATCTGGGACTTACACGACAAACTCAGCGACGCTATTCACTCAATTTCACGATCTCATTTTCTCACTTCTACTATCAAAACTCTCACTGATTCTTCTCACATTCAAAACGACGCTACTGCTACTAAAACGACAAATGAAGACGGTGctggttttgtttttgttaaggACTTTCGACCTCAAAACGACGACGTTGATGACGCCGTTCATGAAGCTAAGAGTCTTAATGCTATAAGAGCCGCTCTCGAGAATCTCGAAGACCAGCTTGAGTTTTTCCAT ACCATTCAGACTCAGCAGCGCGTTGAGAGAGATGCTGCAATTGCACGTTTGGAACAGAGTAGAATTGTTCTTGCAATGAGACTGGCAGAACACCgtggaaaaaaatataaagtcatTGAAGAAGCTCTTGCTTTTGTTGGAGATGTACATGAAGCCAGCTGCCTTGCTTCACCTGAAGTTTATGGACAACCAAAAGGTAATGCTGAGATTTTTGTAGCCGACAAAGGGAAGAGATCTAATATCTTCATGAATGTTTTTATCTCAAGTTTCAATTTTGTGAAGAAATCTCTTGGATTGGATCATATGGGAGGTATTGTTGGCAATGCTGCTTTGGTTGCAGTTAGCATGATTGCTTTACTTCATTTACATCAGGTAACTAATCATGAGCTTCCATTTAGGGAAGAAAATAGAGTTCACACCAACAGAACTATGAGAAGAACAGTTCAATTGGAGGGTTCTTCGTCCAGTTCCCATTCGGGTAACTTGGATGTATTGTTGGCGAGAGGTTAG